One genomic region from Croceicoccus sp. YJ47 encodes:
- a CDS encoding NifU family protein — MFIETETTPNPSTLKFLPGRQVMPSGTREFTDPETAKASPLASALFSLGDVTGVLFGGDFVAVTAAPGADWSALKPQVVSVLLDHFVSEAPLFAGGGAEFSVPAEADPVVADREEDADIIAQIKDLLETRVRPAVAADGGDIVYRGFDDGVVYLGMQGACSGCPSSTATLKQGIEGLLKHYVPEVSEVRAA, encoded by the coding sequence ATGTTCATCGAAACCGAAACCACGCCCAATCCCTCCACGCTGAAATTCCTGCCCGGACGGCAGGTGATGCCGTCCGGCACGCGCGAGTTTACCGACCCCGAAACGGCCAAAGCCTCGCCGCTGGCGTCCGCGCTGTTCTCGCTCGGCGATGTGACGGGCGTGTTGTTCGGCGGCGATTTCGTGGCGGTGACGGCGGCGCCCGGTGCCGACTGGTCCGCGCTGAAGCCGCAGGTGGTCTCGGTCCTGCTCGACCATTTCGTGTCCGAAGCGCCTCTGTTCGCAGGCGGCGGCGCGGAATTTTCCGTGCCGGCCGAAGCCGATCCCGTCGTCGCCGACCGGGAGGAAGACGCCGACATCATCGCGCAGATCAAGGACCTGCTCGAAACGCGGGTGCGCCCGGCGGTCGCGGCCGATGGCGGCGATATCGTCTATCGCGGGTTCGACGACGGCGTCGTCTATCTCGGCATGCAGGGGGCGTGTTCGGGTTGCCCGTCCTCGACCGCCACGCTGAAGCAGGGGATCGAGGGTTTGCTGAAACATTACGTCCCCGAAGTGAGCGAAGTGCGCGCGGCCTGA
- a CDS encoding malonic semialdehyde reductase encodes MTDTALPQPVNAHALDRIFREARTMNGYLDKPVAPDMLHRIWDLMKMGPTSANQLPARLIWCASHDARKRLAACASDGNRDKIEQAPVAVILAMDLDFHEELPWLFPHTDAKSWFEDEDARRESAFRNSSLQGAYFIIACRALGLDCGPMSGFDADKVTAEFLGDHPRWRPNFISTLGYGDMDSTYDRSPRPDFETFNIVL; translated from the coding sequence ATGACCGACACCGCCCTTCCCCAGCCCGTCAACGCCCATGCGCTGGATCGCATCTTTCGCGAGGCGCGGACCATGAACGGCTATCTCGACAAGCCGGTCGCGCCCGACATGCTGCACCGGATCTGGGACCTCATGAAGATGGGGCCGACGTCGGCCAATCAATTGCCCGCGCGGCTGATCTGGTGTGCATCACACGATGCGCGCAAACGGCTCGCCGCCTGCGCGAGCGATGGCAATCGCGACAAGATCGAACAAGCGCCGGTCGCAGTCATCCTCGCGATGGATCTCGACTTTCACGAGGAGCTGCCCTGGCTGTTTCCACACACCGACGCGAAAAGCTGGTTCGAGGATGAGGATGCGCGCCGCGAAAGCGCCTTTCGCAATTCGAGCCTGCAGGGCGCCTATTTCATCATCGCATGCCGCGCGCTCGGTCTCGACTGCGGGCCGATGTCGGGCTTCGACGCGGACAAGGTGACGGCCGAATTCCTCGGCGATCATCCGCGCTGGCGGCCCAACTTCATTTCCACTCTCGGCTACGGCGACATGGACAGCACCTATGACCGCAGCCCGCGTCCCGATTTCGAGACGTTCAATATCGTCCTCTGA
- the tsaB gene encoding tRNA (adenosine(37)-N6)-threonylcarbamoyltransferase complex dimerization subunit type 1 TsaB, protein MKTLVIDCATEACSAALFDGDALIAGDHAVLGRGHAERLIPMIAQLPGRGRANRIAVALGPGSFTGIRVGLAAARALGVAWGVPLVGYHTHALVAAQAVADAGGPVAVCNTGGHGEWFVQSFGDDGAPLDAVRSLRPDDAAAAIVCERVAGNQAEALVAQRGSGTAMPMLPDARRFFLLHAARLTGDVRPAYGRGPDAKLPGGIEPPALTG, encoded by the coding sequence GTGAAGACGCTGGTCATCGATTGCGCGACGGAGGCGTGCTCCGCCGCGCTGTTCGATGGTGATGCGCTGATCGCGGGGGACCACGCGGTTCTGGGCCGCGGCCATGCCGAACGGCTGATCCCGATGATCGCGCAATTGCCGGGGCGCGGGCGCGCCAACCGGATTGCCGTCGCGCTGGGTCCGGGAAGCTTTACCGGCATTCGCGTCGGGCTTGCTGCCGCGCGCGCGCTGGGCGTGGCGTGGGGCGTTCCGCTGGTCGGCTATCATACGCATGCGCTCGTCGCGGCGCAGGCGGTCGCCGATGCGGGCGGGCCGGTCGCGGTGTGCAACACCGGCGGGCACGGGGAATGGTTCGTCCAATCGTTCGGCGACGATGGCGCGCCGCTGGACGCGGTGCGTTCGCTGCGCCCCGACGATGCCGCCGCCGCCATCGTATGCGAGCGCGTCGCCGGCAATCAGGCAGAGGCGCTGGTCGCGCAGCGCGGGTCCGGTACGGCGATGCCGATGCTGCCGGATGCACGGCGCTTCTTCCTTTTGCATGCGGCGCGGCTGACGGGGGATGTCCGCCCGGCTTACGGGCGCGGTCCGGATGCGAAATTGCCCGGCGGTATCGAACCGCCCGCCCTTACCGGATAG
- a CDS encoding GNAT family N-acetyltransferase → MPPHDDIDAMMDVMKSAFDPAFGEAWTRAQLTGGLLMPGTQYSIIRSDGRFDGPFDSSCEAAGFAVVRTVLDEAELMLIAVAPRWRGRGYGRHLLIDVIDRAAVAGVARLFLEMRSDNPARALYEGIGFCPVGRRPGYYKGRDGTKRDAVTYAIEPIASQPYY, encoded by the coding sequence GTGCCGCCGCACGACGACATCGACGCGATGATGGACGTGATGAAAAGCGCGTTCGATCCCGCGTTCGGGGAGGCATGGACCCGCGCACAATTGACGGGCGGTCTGCTCATGCCCGGCACGCAATACTCCATCATCCGCAGCGACGGGCGGTTCGACGGCCCGTTCGACTCATCGTGCGAGGCGGCGGGATTCGCCGTGGTACGCACCGTTCTGGACGAGGCGGAGCTCATGCTCATCGCGGTGGCGCCGCGCTGGCGGGGGCGCGGTTACGGGCGGCATCTGCTGATCGACGTGATCGACCGGGCGGCGGTCGCGGGCGTCGCGCGGCTCTTCCTCGAAATGCGGTCCGACAATCCGGCCCGGGCGCTTTACGAAGGGATCGGCTTCTGCCCGGTGGGGCGCCGGCCCGGATATTATAAGGGCCGCGACGGAACCAAGCGCGACGCCGTCACTTATGCAATCGAACCCATCGCAAGCCAGCCCTATTATTAA
- a CDS encoding MucR family transcriptional regulator: MEQSDLDMKETLITLTSDIVAAHVSNNAVDVSDVPTLITAVHAALAGLDGEVKQDEAPPEPAVSIRASIKPDYIVCLEDGKKLKMLKRHLMTHYNMTPDEYRARWNLPADYPMVAPNYAEKRRELAKKIGLGRKPGTRVKKKS, from the coding sequence ATGGAACAGTCCGACCTGGATATGAAGGAAACCCTCATTACTTTGACCTCGGACATCGTGGCCGCTCATGTGAGCAACAATGCCGTCGATGTTTCCGATGTCCCCACGCTCATCACCGCGGTGCACGCCGCGCTCGCCGGACTGGACGGCGAGGTGAAGCAGGACGAGGCCCCGCCCGAACCCGCCGTATCGATCCGCGCATCGATAAAGCCCGACTATATCGTCTGCCTCGAAGACGGCAAGAAGCTCAAGATGCTGAAACGCCATCTCATGACGCATTACAACATGACGCCCGATGAATATCGTGCGCGCTGGAACCTGCCCGCGGATTATCCGATGGTCGCGCCCAATTACGCGGAAAAGCGTCGCGAACTGGCCAAGAAGATCGGCCTCGGTCGCAAGCCTGGCACGCGGGTCAAGAAGAAAAGCTGA
- a CDS encoding Fur family transcriptional regulator, which yields MPNPIDLEAICAERGLRITDQRRVIAKVLSESEDHPDVEKVHERASAVDPRISIATVYRTVRLFEEAGILDRHDFGNGRARYEATPEAHHDHLIDVETGKVVEFVDPELEALQRQIAERLGFRLVDHRMELYGVRLDRD from the coding sequence GTGCCCAATCCTATCGATCTCGAAGCAATCTGTGCTGAACGCGGCCTGCGCATCACCGACCAGCGGCGCGTGATCGCGAAGGTATTGTCGGAAAGCGAAGACCATCCCGACGTGGAAAAGGTGCATGAACGCGCCAGCGCGGTCGATCCGCGCATCTCGATCGCGACGGTCTATCGCACCGTCCGCCTGTTCGAGGAGGCGGGCATCCTCGACCGCCACGATTTCGGCAATGGCCGCGCCCGTTACGAAGCCACGCCCGAGGCGCATCACGATCACCTGATCGACGTGGAAACCGGCAAGGTCGTCGAATTCGTCGATCCCGAACTCGAAGCGTTGCAGCGCCAGATTGCCGAGCGGCTGGGCTTTCGCCTGGTCGATCACCGCATGGAACTTTACGGCGTAAGGCTGGACCGGGACTAG
- a CDS encoding 1-acyl-sn-glycerol-3-phosphate acyltransferase produces MGAPIVAQGGGLSLSDWRVVPRIAAMLVWLAMCVPAYYLSRLLRMPNRVPPAFLSGIARIAGIRVHTDGVPASGRRILIANHVSWMDILVLARVSGAAFVAHDGLAGVGPLKWLCDMNDTVFIARSRRQTVGEQADSIRDALDVSHTLVLFPEGTTANGHEMLPLKSALLSAIDPVPPGVSVQPVFMDYGPDAPAVCWVGDEPGLRNFLRIVAGRTPVAVTVRFLAPLSGDALDGRKAMTRAAQDVLDEALDRSRAR; encoded by the coding sequence ATGGGCGCGCCGATCGTGGCGCAGGGCGGCGGGCTGTCGCTGTCCGACTGGCGCGTGGTGCCGCGCATTGCGGCGATGCTGGTATGGCTCGCGATGTGCGTGCCGGCCTATTACCTCTCCCGCCTGCTCCGCATGCCGAACCGGGTGCCGCCCGCGTTTCTATCAGGCATTGCGCGCATCGCCGGCATTCGCGTCCACACCGACGGGGTACCGGCATCGGGGCGGCGCATCCTCATCGCCAATCATGTCAGCTGGATGGATATTCTCGTGCTGGCCCGCGTGTCGGGGGCGGCTTTTGTGGCGCATGACGGGCTCGCCGGTGTCGGTCCGCTCAAATGGCTGTGCGACATGAACGACACGGTGTTCATCGCCCGGTCGCGGCGGCAGACCGTGGGCGAGCAGGCCGACAGCATCCGTGACGCGCTCGACGTGTCGCACACGCTCGTCCTCTTTCCCGAGGGCACGACCGCCAACGGGCACGAGATGCTCCCGCTCAAAAGTGCGCTCCTGTCCGCGATCGACCCGGTACCGCCCGGCGTTTCGGTGCAGCCGGTTTTCATGGATTACGGCCCCGACGCGCCCGCGGTCTGCTGGGTCGGGGACGAGCCGGGCCTGCGCAATTTCCTGCGCATCGTCGCGGGCCGGACGCCTGTCGCGGTGACGGTGCGCTTTCTCGCCCCGCTCTCCGGCGACGCGCTCGACGGGCGCAAGGCGATGACCCGCGCGGCGCAAGACGTATTGGACGAGGCGCTCGACCGCAGCCGCGCGCGGTAA
- the miaB gene encoding tRNA (N6-isopentenyl adenosine(37)-C2)-methylthiotransferase MiaB: MTKAAPKNFRVKSFGCQMNVYDGERMAEMLSEQGIVPAAEGEEADLVVLNTCHIREKAAEKVYSDIGRLRKAGAKSGREPMIAVAGCVAQAEGEEIMARSPGVSMVVGPQAYHRLPQMIDRAVKGERVTDTDMPAIAKFGALPARRKRAPSAFLTVQEGCDKFCTYCVVPYTRGAEISRPFADLVEEAKRLVNGGAREITLLGQNVNAWRGEDDRGRTVGLEGLVRALAALPDLARIRYTTSHPNDMTPGLIAAHGELDKLMPYLHLPVQSGSDRVLAAMNRSHTAQSYVRVIEQFREVRPDIAISGDFIVGFPGETDAEFEETLRMVDDIRYAAAFSFKYSPRPGTPAATMDAQVPEAVMDERLQRLQSLLAVHSQAFNESTVGKRCDILVERKGRRDGQWIGKTPWLQSAYFTGDAEIGDLVTVELEQAGPNSLAARRLDTVDA, from the coding sequence ATGACCAAAGCCGCACCGAAAAATTTCCGAGTCAAAAGCTTCGGCTGCCAGATGAACGTCTATGACGGCGAACGCATGGCCGAGATGCTGAGCGAGCAGGGCATCGTTCCCGCCGCGGAGGGCGAGGAGGCCGATCTCGTCGTTCTCAACACCTGCCACATCCGCGAGAAAGCCGCCGAAAAGGTCTATTCCGACATTGGCCGCCTGCGCAAGGCGGGCGCGAAATCGGGCCGCGAACCGATGATCGCCGTCGCCGGATGCGTCGCCCAGGCCGAGGGCGAGGAGATCATGGCGCGCAGCCCCGGCGTCTCCATGGTGGTCGGCCCGCAGGCGTATCACCGGCTGCCGCAGATGATCGACCGTGCGGTGAAGGGTGAGCGCGTGACCGACACCGACATGCCCGCGATCGCGAAATTCGGCGCGCTCCCCGCCCGGCGCAAGCGTGCACCGTCGGCGTTCCTCACCGTGCAGGAAGGCTGCGACAAATTCTGCACCTATTGCGTGGTGCCCTACACCCGCGGCGCGGAAATCAGCCGCCCCTTCGCCGATCTGGTGGAGGAGGCGAAGCGGCTCGTCAATGGCGGCGCGCGCGAGATTACGCTGCTCGGTCAGAACGTGAATGCCTGGCGGGGCGAGGATGACAGGGGCCGGACGGTCGGTCTCGAAGGGCTGGTCCGCGCGCTGGCCGCCCTGCCCGACCTTGCCCGCATCCGCTATACCACCAGCCATCCCAACGACATGACCCCCGGCCTGATCGCCGCGCATGGCGAGCTCGACAAGCTGATGCCCTATCTCCACCTCCCGGTGCAGTCGGGGAGCGACCGGGTGCTGGCCGCGATGAACCGCAGCCACACGGCGCAAAGCTACGTCCGCGTGATCGAACAATTCCGCGAGGTCCGGCCCGACATCGCGATTTCGGGCGATTTCATCGTCGGCTTTCCCGGCGAAACCGATGCCGAGTTCGAGGAGACGCTGCGCATGGTGGACGACATCCGCTATGCCGCCGCGTTCAGCTTCAAATACAGCCCGCGCCCCGGCACGCCCGCCGCCACCATGGACGCACAGGTGCCCGAGGCCGTGATGGACGAGCGGCTGCAACGGCTGCAATCCCTGCTCGCCGTGCATTCGCAAGCGTTCAACGAAAGCACGGTCGGCAAGCGCTGCGACATTCTGGTCGAGCGCAAGGGTCGCCGCGACGGCCAGTGGATCGGCAAGACGCCCTGGCTGCAATCCGCCTATTTCACAGGGGACGCCGAAATCGGTGACCTGGTGACGGTGGAGCTGGAACAGGCCGGACCGAACAGCCTTGCCGCGCGCCGGCTGGACACCGTGGACGCGTGA
- a CDS encoding PhoH family protein: protein MSRKQARMSGTDENSPYDPIAAGPAGHRSRTEMEFDNPGVLAALFGQFDANLVRIENRLGVYIAARGNRVQIEGSEDAVERARDVLQAMHQRIQSGFELDAGAVRSLIAMSDEPTLDGIVRGDDKRPPVMIRTRKKTIAPRSAAQIDYMRALTSNDIIFALGPAGTGKTYLAVAQAVAQLITGSVQRLILSRPAVEAGERLGFLPGDMKEKVDPYLRPLYDALYDCMPPEQVERRLASGEIEIAPIAFMRGRTLADAFVILDEAQNTTPAQMKMFLTRFGQNSRMVVCGDPKQVDIPGGDSFSGLADAVKRLEGVEGIGMARFTAADVVRHPVVGRIVEAYEGQQG, encoded by the coding sequence GTGAGCCGCAAACAGGCGCGCATGTCCGGCACGGACGAAAACAGCCCCTACGACCCCATCGCCGCCGGCCCCGCAGGCCATCGTTCGCGCACGGAGATGGAGTTCGACAACCCCGGCGTGTTGGCCGCGCTTTTCGGGCAGTTCGATGCCAATCTGGTCCGCATCGAAAACCGGCTCGGCGTGTATATCGCAGCGCGCGGCAATCGCGTGCAGATCGAAGGCAGCGAGGATGCGGTCGAACGCGCCCGCGACGTCCTCCAGGCCATGCATCAACGGATTCAAAGCGGTTTCGAACTCGACGCCGGGGCGGTCAGATCGCTCATCGCGATGTCGGACGAACCCACGCTCGACGGGATCGTGCGCGGCGATGACAAACGCCCGCCGGTGATGATCCGCACGCGCAAGAAGACCATCGCCCCGCGTTCGGCGGCGCAGATCGACTACATGCGCGCGCTCACCAGCAACGACATCATCTTTGCGCTCGGCCCGGCGGGCACGGGCAAGACCTATCTCGCCGTCGCGCAGGCGGTCGCGCAGCTCATCACCGGAAGCGTGCAGCGGCTCATCCTCTCGCGCCCCGCGGTCGAGGCGGGCGAACGGCTCGGCTTCCTGCCCGGCGACATGAAGGAGAAGGTCGACCCCTATCTCCGCCCGCTTTACGACGCGCTTTACGATTGCATGCCGCCCGAACAGGTGGAACGCCGCCTCGCCAGCGGGGAGATCGAGATCGCGCCCATCGCCTTCATGCGCGGGCGCACGCTGGCCGATGCGTTCGTCATCCTCGACGAGGCGCAGAATACCACGCCTGCACAGATGAAGATGTTCCTCACCCGCTTTGGCCAGAACAGCCGCATGGTGGTGTGCGGCGACCCGAAACAGGTCGACATTCCGGGCGGGGACAGCTTTTCCGGGCTCGCCGACGCGGTCAAACGGCTCGAAGGGGTGGAAGGCATCGGGATGGCGCGCTTTACCGCCGCCGACGTGGTGCGTCACCCTGTCGTGGGCCGCATCGTCGAGGCGTATGAAGGGCAGCAGGGCTGA
- the ybeY gene encoding rRNA maturation RNase YbeY, with product MSAATIELDVDPVWGQDTDWEARCAAAARAVAHVLPELAHSEILVSVVMGEDEEVHALNQEWRAKDRPTNVLSFPMIAREELLRAAERPGAPVMLGDIIMAHGVCRREADEKQVALADHATHLLIHGLLHLAGFDHEDGDEEAEAMEALEIRALAALGIDDPYADRDI from the coding sequence ATGTCCGCCGCCACGATCGAACTCGACGTCGATCCCGTCTGGGGTCAGGACACCGATTGGGAGGCGCGCTGTGCCGCGGCCGCGCGGGCCGTGGCGCATGTCCTGCCCGAGCTGGCGCATTCCGAGATTCTGGTGAGCGTCGTCATGGGCGAGGACGAGGAAGTCCACGCGCTCAACCAGGAATGGCGCGCGAAGGACAGGCCGACCAACGTGCTGAGCTTTCCGATGATCGCGCGCGAAGAGCTGCTGCGTGCCGCCGAACGGCCCGGCGCGCCCGTGATGCTGGGCGACATCATCATGGCGCATGGTGTATGCAGGCGCGAGGCGGATGAGAAACAGGTTGCGCTTGCAGATCATGCAACGCATCTGCTGATTCACGGCCTCCTCCACCTCGCCGGTTTCGATCATGAGGATGGGGACGAAGAGGCCGAGGCGATGGAAGCGCTCGAAATCAGGGCACTGGCCGCATTGGGGATCGACGATCCCTATGCGGATCGCGATATTTGA
- a CDS encoding hemolysin family protein yields the protein MPDGSQSGDTRNPEPDRRALWHRIRAFFDNEGERSLREQIEEAIDEHEEDRDTAADHANGDLSQTERQMLRNLLHFSENDADDVAIPRSEIIAIERSASWAELVATFAEHGHSRIPVYAESLDHVIGMMLIKDVFPFLAIGETPPDDWTVLMRQPVYVPQARGALDVLADMRSHRVHLAIVVDEYSGTDGVITIEDLVEEIIGDIEDEHDDAPVEQLVPIDGGIWDADARTELTEVARRVDPELAVIEGSVDTLGGLAFVLAEEVPKVGSVLHHDSGWRIEIIAGDERHVERLRLHPPVPETDADEEAEG from the coding sequence ATGCCGGACGGCAGCCAATCTGGCGATACTCGCAACCCGGAGCCTGACCGAAGGGCGTTGTGGCATCGCATACGCGCCTTCTTCGACAATGAAGGCGAAAGATCGCTGCGCGAGCAGATCGAGGAAGCCATCGACGAGCATGAGGAGGATCGCGACACCGCGGCCGATCATGCCAATGGCGACCTGTCGCAGACCGAACGGCAGATGCTCCGCAATCTCCTGCATTTCAGCGAGAACGACGCCGACGACGTCGCCATCCCCCGCAGCGAGATCATCGCCATCGAACGCAGCGCAAGCTGGGCCGAGCTGGTCGCGACCTTTGCCGAACACGGCCATTCGCGCATCCCGGTCTATGCCGAATCGCTCGACCACGTGATCGGCATGATGCTGATCAAGGACGTGTTCCCCTTCCTCGCCATCGGGGAAACCCCGCCCGATGACTGGACCGTGCTCATGCGGCAGCCGGTCTACGTGCCGCAGGCGCGCGGGGCGCTGGACGTGCTGGCCGACATGCGCTCGCACCGGGTCCATCTCGCCATCGTGGTCGACGAATATTCGGGCACCGACGGGGTCATCACGATCGAGGATCTGGTCGAGGAGATCATCGGCGATATCGAGGATGAACACGACGATGCCCCGGTCGAGCAGCTCGTGCCGATCGACGGCGGCATTTGGGACGCCGATGCCCGGACCGAACTGACCGAGGTCGCGCGCCGCGTCGATCCAGAGCTCGCCGTCATCGAAGGGTCGGTGGACACGCTCGGCGGGCTGGCGTTCGTGCTGGCGGAGGAAGTGCCCAAGGTCGGCAGCGTGCTCCACCATGACAGCGGCTGGCGGATCGAGATCATCGCCGGCGACGAACGCCATGTCGAACGGCTGCGGCTGCATCCGCCCGTGCCCGAAACCGACGCGGACGAAGAGGCCGAAGGCTGA
- a CDS encoding LysR substrate-binding domain-containing protein has translation MATRRLPPLRSLEAFVRIVRLGSAKAAANELALSPSALSRRVTALEDFVGKKLFLRQHQAMKLTEDGQSLFDAVAPALDELAEKIGTHMGDSRLLRLRLAVMPLFAAQRLVPRMRELRRLYPALHIDMESSSHPVPRLGDTLDAAIILSDGPDPSLHMVQLDQNRVHAIASTELVAMLGDTPDPDLLAKQNFLVHSDMERSFEAWRKAAGLLPRHRPTVDHYDSGPLILEAAAQGLGVAIMHGDHLSRSNDARLAPLYDLEVESPYSYWFVCRPRALENRQVRIFHDWLVNAKL, from the coding sequence ATGGCGACGCGCCGCCTCCCCCCGCTGCGCAGTCTCGAGGCGTTTGTCCGCATCGTCCGGCTCGGTTCGGCGAAGGCGGCGGCGAACGAGCTGGCGCTGTCCCCGTCCGCGCTGTCGCGCCGGGTCACCGCGCTTGAGGATTTCGTGGGCAAGAAGCTCTTCCTGCGGCAGCATCAGGCGATGAAGCTGACCGAGGATGGGCAGAGCCTGTTCGATGCGGTCGCCCCCGCGCTCGACGAGCTGGCCGAGAAGATCGGCACGCATATGGGCGATTCGCGGCTCCTGCGCCTGCGCCTCGCGGTGATGCCACTCTTCGCGGCGCAGAGGCTCGTGCCGAGGATGCGCGAATTGCGGAGGCTGTATCCGGCGCTGCATATCGACATGGAAAGCTCGTCGCATCCGGTGCCGCGGCTCGGCGATACGCTCGATGCCGCGATCATCCTGTCCGACGGGCCGGACCCGTCGCTGCACATGGTGCAACTCGACCAGAACCGGGTCCATGCCATCGCCTCGACCGAGCTTGTGGCGATGCTGGGCGATACGCCCGACCCCGATCTCCTGGCGAAGCAGAACTTCCTCGTCCATTCGGATATGGAGCGCAGTTTCGAAGCGTGGCGCAAGGCCGCCGGGCTACTGCCGCGCCACCGCCCCACCGTCGATCATTACGACAGCGGCCCGCTCATTCTCGAAGCCGCGGCGCAGGGGCTCGGCGTGGCGATCATGCACGGGGACCATCTGTCCCGCTCCAACGATGCGCGGCTGGCCCCGCTCTACGATCTGGAGGTGGAAAGCCCGTACAGCTACTGGTTCGTGTGCCGCCCGCGCGCGCTCGAAAACCGGCAGGTGCGCATTTTTCACGACTGGCTGGTAAACGCGAAGCTGTAA
- a CDS encoding peptidylprolyl isomerase codes for MADETLTFTLDTGNGEGGDVVIKLLPDIAPNHVARIKELASEGFYDGVKFHRVIPGFMAQGGCPNGTGMGGSKKPDLKQEFNDHKHVRGTCSMARTQDPNSANSQFFICFDDASFLDRQYTVWGQVESGMDHVDALPKGEPPREPGTIVKATVG; via the coding sequence ATGGCCGACGAAACACTGACCTTCACGCTGGACACCGGCAATGGCGAGGGCGGCGATGTCGTCATCAAGCTGCTTCCCGACATCGCGCCCAACCACGTCGCCCGGATCAAGGAGCTGGCGAGCGAAGGGTTCTATGACGGGGTGAAGTTCCACCGCGTGATCCCCGGATTCATGGCGCAGGGCGGCTGCCCCAACGGCACCGGCATGGGCGGATCGAAGAAGCCGGACCTGAAACAGGAATTCAACGATCACAAGCATGTGCGCGGCACCTGCTCGATGGCGCGCACGCAGGATCCGAACAGCGCGAACAGCCAGTTCTTTATCTGCTTCGACGATGCAAGCTTCCTCGACCGGCAATATACCGTCTGGGGCCAGGTCGAGAGCGGCATGGACCATGTCGACGCATTGCCCAAGGGCGAGCCGCCGCGCGAACCCGGCACGATCGTCAAGGCGACGGTGGGCTGA